One region of Desulfovibrio sp. X2 genomic DNA includes:
- the rpsL gene encoding 30S ribosomal protein S12 translates to MPTINQLVNKARKEVAKRRKTPALQACPQRRGVCTRVYTTTPKKPNSALRKVARVRLTNGIEVTAYIPGEGHNLQEHSVVMIRGGRVKDLPGVRYHIIRGTLDTAGVNDRRQGRSKYGAKRPK, encoded by the coding sequence ATGCCCACGATTAACCAGCTCGTCAACAAGGCCCGCAAGGAAGTCGCGAAGCGCCGCAAGACGCCCGCCCTTCAGGCCTGCCCGCAGCGCCGCGGCGTGTGCACGCGCGTGTACACGACGACGCCCAAGAAGCCGAACTCGGCCCTCCGTAAGGTCGCCCGCGTGCGCCTGACCAACGGCATCGAGGTCACGGCCTACATCCCCGGTGAAGGCCACAACCTCCAGGAACACTCCGTGGTCATGATCCGTGGCGGCCGCGTCAAGGACTTGCCCGGCGTTCGTTACCACATCATCCGCGGCACCCTCGACACCGCCGGCGTCAATGATCGCCGTCAGGGTCGTTCGAAGTACGGCGCCAAGCGTCCGAAGTAA
- the rpsG gene encoding 30S ribosomal protein S7 produces MPRKGPVPKREILPDPKFKSVLATRFINRMMEQGKKNVAERIFYSCLDILADKTSEEPLRAFEKAVDNVKPFVEVKSRRVGGATYQVPVEVRHDRQVTLAIRWLIGYARSRGEKGMVAKLSNELLDAFNNRGGAVKKKEDTHRMAEANKAFAHYRW; encoded by the coding sequence ATGCCCCGCAAAGGTCCGGTTCCCAAGAGGGAAATCCTCCCCGATCCGAAGTTCAAGAGCGTTCTCGCCACGCGCTTCATCAACCGTATGATGGAGCAGGGCAAGAAGAACGTTGCCGAGCGTATTTTTTACTCCTGCCTCGACATCCTGGCCGACAAGACCAGCGAGGAGCCCCTGCGCGCCTTCGAGAAGGCCGTGGACAACGTGAAGCCCTTCGTCGAGGTCAAGTCCCGCCGTGTCGGCGGCGCCACCTACCAGGTGCCCGTCGAGGTCCGCCACGACCGCCAGGTGACCCTGGCCATCCGCTGGCTGATCGGCTACGCCCGCTCCCGTGGTGAGAAGGGCATGGTCGCCAAGCTCTCCAACGAGCTGCTGGATGCCTTCAACAATCGCGGCGGCGCCGTGAAGAAGAAGGAAGACACCCACCGCATGGCCGAAGCCAACAAGGCTTTCGCGCACTATCGCTGGTAG